One Pleurocapsa sp. PCC 7327 DNA segment encodes these proteins:
- a CDS encoding DUF4335 domain-containing protein encodes MKVLSDSLIRRYTPPTCTLEIWAKRSPLSFWSERQLVKELRFELRFDDPRLPTEEQISTRGDRAQIQQLGDVVGNYIQNFLRQTSFQIPVAVETLTLPSTYSPEARANEPMASPARPEGEHNRSVPFPSSPALKPKGLLSHELSFGSLAVNSSKPAIELSVSQLFDLAEALEQFSAEIDTLPALDKIKKRKKTVIWASTATVALLAVGTAIVGTRIFQASERQAADIAASQREADSKRDPQSNLGEAIPPVPVAPTDEPIPSPTMPPSLKNRETLPPPPSVSEPTNSSRRTSVPPVLPPPPQSPSPSANAKPASPKQSTTAVSPESPKKAQPSSSAPSQPPTTAPNGELNLPTLPSLQSEPSSANGQTQSVSPSKPEAGNTAPASTPNPTAYAPSAAAPPASSQATQNLLDTIPQVAEVRQYFQERWKAPEGLNQRLEYRLMLDREGAIARIVPLGRAANIYLDRTQMPLMGTPFVSPLETNERATIRLVLNPDGSVKTFLEE; translated from the coding sequence ATGAAAGTACTTTCCGATTCTCTCATCCGACGATATACGCCTCCAACTTGCACGCTAGAGATTTGGGCAAAACGTTCTCCCCTCTCTTTTTGGAGCGAGCGTCAGTTAGTCAAAGAATTGCGCTTTGAACTGCGCTTTGACGATCCGAGATTGCCGACAGAAGAGCAGATCTCGACTCGTGGCGATCGCGCTCAAATTCAACAGCTTGGCGATGTTGTTGGCAACTACATACAAAACTTTCTCCGGCAGACATCCTTTCAAATTCCCGTAGCGGTGGAGACGCTAACGCTTCCCTCTACTTATTCGCCAGAAGCGCGTGCCAACGAGCCGATGGCTTCGCCCGCTCGCCCTGAGGGCGAGCATAACCGATCGGTTCCTTTTCCTTCCTCTCCCGCACTCAAGCCCAAGGGATTGCTCTCGCACGAACTTTCTTTCGGTTCGCTAGCGGTAAATTCCTCAAAACCCGCCATTGAACTGAGCGTTTCTCAATTATTCGACCTCGCCGAAGCCCTAGAGCAATTCAGCGCGGAAATAGATACTTTACCCGCGCTCGACAAAATTAAAAAGCGAAAAAAAACTGTTATCTGGGCAAGTACGGCAACAGTAGCCTTGTTGGCTGTTGGCACAGCGATCGTCGGCACAAGAATTTTTCAAGCCTCCGAGCGACAAGCCGCCGATATTGCAGCTTCTCAAAGAGAGGCAGATTCAAAGCGAGATCCTCAATCAAACCTTGGAGAGGCTATCCCTCCCGTTCCTGTGGCACCGACGGACGAGCCAATTCCCTCTCCAACCATGCCCCCATCGCTAAAAAATCGCGAAACCCTACCGCCACCTCCATCGGTTAGCGAACCGACAAATTCTTCTCGCCGGACTTCCGTACCTCCAGTCCTGCCTCCCCCTCCCCAATCTCCCTCACCTTCTGCCAACGCTAAGCCAGCTTCGCCCAAACAATCGACGACTGCAGTTAGTCCCGAATCTCCCAAGAAAGCACAACCTAGCTCTAGCGCTCCATCCCAGCCTCCCACTACCGCCCCAAATGGAGAGCTTAACCTACCGACATTGCCATCGCTCCAATCCGAGCCTTCCTCTGCCAATGGGCAAACCCAATCGGTTTCTCCTTCAAAACCGGAAGCAGGCAATACCGCACCTGCTAGCACGCCAAATCCAACAGCCTATGCTCCCTCGGCAGCAGCCCCCCCTGCCTCTTCCCAAGCCACGCAGAACCTGCTCGATACCATCCCCCAAGTTGCAGAAGTCAGACAGTATTTTCAAGAGCGTTGGAAAGCTCCAGAGGGCTTAAATCAGAGGTTAGAGTATCGCTTGATGCTCGATCGCGAAGGCGCGATCGCTCGTATCGTTCCTCTCGGACGCGCTGCCAATATCTATCTCGATCGCACCCAGATGCCGCTGATGGGAACTCCCTTTGTCTCTCCGCTTGAGACGAACGAACGAGCAACGATTCGTCTGGTTCTCAATCCCGACGGAAGCGTGAAAACATTTTTAGAGGAGTAG
- a CDS encoding DUF308 domain-containing protein encodes MTTNVSGDVKGENKGTLWIGILLIGLGIIGIALPNISTIVVESWIALLLTSAGVAKLFYAFQTRDRGGFIWKLLLSILYIATGVMLFVYPLTGVLTLTLLLASFLLTEGVFELILAFRLRGQQNWTWALGNSIITLVLGGIIWFEWPFNAPWLLGTLVGASVIVTGISRVMLSLNWRSNLPQSDSPASA; translated from the coding sequence TTGACAACTAACGTTTCTGGCGATGTAAAGGGGGAGAACAAAGGGACGCTTTGGATTGGCATTCTTCTAATTGGTTTAGGGATTATTGGTATTGCCCTACCTAATATCTCGACGATTGTCGTTGAGAGTTGGATTGCATTGCTTCTTACTTCGGCAGGGGTGGCTAAGCTATTCTATGCGTTCCAAACCCGCGATCGCGGTGGCTTTATCTGGAAGCTGTTGTTGAGCATTCTTTATATTGCAACGGGCGTGATGCTTTTTGTTTATCCTCTCACGGGTGTCCTGACGCTGACCCTGTTGCTAGCTAGCTTTTTACTAACTGAAGGAGTATTCGAGCTAATCCTAGCATTCAGGCTGCGGGGACAACAAAATTGGACTTGGGCGCTGGGTAATAGCATCATTACCTTAGTGCTGGGCGGAATAATTTGGTTTGAGTGGCCTTTCAATGCTCCTTGGCTACTGGGAACGCTCGTAGGTGCTAGCGTTATCGTCACTGGCATTTCGCGCGTAATGCTATCGTTAAATTGGCGTTCTAACTTGCCTCAGTCCGATAGCCCAGCTTCAGCCTAA
- a CDS encoding HMA2 domain-containing protein: MINAFAGRLRLRIPRLKNDPTYASEIENKVKELNFITSVRVNPVASSLVITYAKRRIAASEAESRLLAAIACLDPTNAPSTLEAESTPENSVLHKLDSQQQDLHSEEIALETASESPNESESHKIDSLNHSEQIESLPDEIISSTDSEPIPTPSEDLADASEELVISSTASEPIPTPSEDLADASEELITSSTASEPIPTPSEDLAVSSEELITSSTASEPASASKEVAVAAFEEESVSIVSSVKSAENDSIKPNFTPARKRIGISHRELARRLGVSSRAIAIWRSKPNFTQWSMTKDPEQIGWVYIKPLNKFYAVIEK; the protein is encoded by the coding sequence GTGATCAACGCCTTCGCAGGGCGTTTGCGGTTGCGCATTCCACGTCTGAAAAATGACCCGACTTATGCTAGTGAAATTGAAAACAAGGTAAAGGAATTGAATTTCATCACTAGCGTTCGGGTTAATCCTGTAGCTAGTTCCCTAGTAATTACCTATGCAAAGCGGAGGATCGCCGCAAGCGAAGCCGAAAGCAGACTGTTAGCTGCGATCGCTTGCTTAGATCCTACAAACGCACCATCAACGCTTGAGGCTGAATCTACCCCAGAAAACTCGGTCTTGCACAAGTTAGACTCGCAACAGCAAGACTTGCACTCTGAAGAAATCGCCCTGGAAACCGCGTCTGAGTCGCCTAACGAGTCCGAGAGTCATAAAATAGACTCTTTGAACCATAGCGAACAAATAGAATCTTTGCCAGATGAAATAATCAGTTCCACCGATAGCGAACCAATCCCCACACCCTCAGAAGACTTGGCGGATGCCTCTGAGGAGTTAGTAATCAGTTCGACTGCTAGCGAACCAATTCCCACACCCTCAGAAGACTTGGCGGATGCCTCTGAGGAGTTAATAACCAGTTCGACTGCTAGCGAACCAATCCCCACACCCTCAGAAGACTTGGCAGTTTCCTCTGAGGAGTTAATAACCAGTTCGACTGCTAGCGAACCCGCCTCCGCATCGAAAGAAGTTGCAGTAGCTGCGTTTGAGGAGGAATCAGTCTCTATTGTATCCTCTGTAAAATCAGCGGAAAACGATTCGATTAAGCCTAATTTTACTCCGGCTCGTAAGAGGATCGGGATAAGTCATAGAGAACTAGCTAGGCGTTTAGGGGTATCTTCAAGAGCGATCGCGATTTGGCGCTCCAAGCCTAATTTTACTCAGTGGAGCATGACCAAAGACCCGGAACAAATTGGTTGGGTATATATAAAACCATTGAATAAATTCTATGCAGTTATTGAAAAATAG
- a CDS encoding tetratricopeptide repeat protein has product MIRGFVYYNLQKWDLALADYNQAIELNPNYDGAYSNRGLLYADRQQWELAEADFDRVISLDPNDAMAYGNRGLLCYRRGDKQAAIQDLQTSAQLCERQGDLAGYQNALELLTRVAKVENRDR; this is encoded by the coding sequence ATAATTCGGGGTTTTGTCTACTACAACCTACAAAAATGGGATTTAGCGCTAGCCGATTACAATCAAGCCATAGAACTCAATCCCAATTATGATGGGGCTTACAGCAATCGGGGTCTTCTTTACGCCGACCGACAACAGTGGGAGTTGGCTGAAGCAGATTTCGATCGGGTCATTTCCCTCGATCCCAATGATGCCATGGCTTATGGAAATCGAGGTCTTCTGTGCTACCGACGAGGGGATAAGCAGGCAGCGATTCAAGATTTACAGACATCTGCCCAACTCTGCGAACGGCAAGGAGATCTCGCTGGCTATCAAAATGCCTTGGAGTTGTTAACAAGAGTGGCAAAAGTAGAGAATCGCGATCGCTAA
- a CDS encoding translocation/assembly module TamB domain-containing protein, translating to MTNSSQNPPPEPNQRRNLWASVLRITRHPATLVIGVSVVAIAAVGYAAARYFIYQQLSPLLEAELSKLLKRPVDVGEVESLAWTLNRVRIGASSLPATASDRDRLSLQSIEVGFNPFPLLLGQPLPIEIAIDDPNIYLDQDKTGRWIDLELEQREAQELPIDLDINVRIRDGDIALRPYGATRPVPIQLNGGARYIDGEKREISYGVDATVLNSQVNAKGKTVIETGKTQVELAVEKLALAELVSLIPNSPVKLNRGNFDTNLNVSLPSFDRVEKTRGQGNLNLQQIEAKIESIEAPVRADLALSLQGQKVFIEEARASIDKVVDTRIVGEVDWEKGLNLNVRVNPVDLSSLLRTISVTAPVRVDGELQANLQLRGAVENPLVTGTISNTKSLEIDKTRIRQIDANFQVDLDKIVLQSLQIQPSAGGQILAHGTIETSIRKALEDNQSIDVAKMPLSLNLRAQLPTREVLAPYYRLPKNATIGRLTAQAQVRGTFEEPVAFLKWQAPRATTPNVDIAGRGEVLLIGKNILVRNTVLWTDEGQAVVKGRGNLDSKKWQAVARANAISLAPFLSPICAENPSTYCSYAVSTNPNLETANVLLSGRLDSFDPATLEGVAALTVRAEKGLVAIRSELSKGAIAASVVASQISLNPFLSNLAAPVNIRQTRVNLSGSLKDLLQGSTIAARNFQADVDALLDVADGEIVASGKLEDGLLEAVATTGQISLTKLLPNLGFSTQVRRGQINLTGNLAALVASLDSNPDVSSFKATADARLAVANGIVAVAARLNNNLWQTDILANNLNTSQILDRIQPNFKQQNLANLDGLVSLSGRIAPLFQDRASLPVKAETIALRLRDRTLNLNADGMILVSNPFSAPDLASNLNVKANSDLDRLPLTELIALVPVRRSFLPQRLDVTGDGQFQGRLAGKNLLSAPTAPGNFLLAGNLRLEDFTLNDRSFDPVLSGPVTVAPGREIALNLQGEDDTIAANLDPCTRRNCPAPYWVSFWEVRQTTEGLPEIVSHGRQIGDRLVAQVENFPLELLSIAPAEDYGILGTIEGQLSANLDFNLFTLTGRGDIAIDRPRIGNRQGRAFNASFTYENNIAQLNSAVLQLDKSRYEGQGAINLASGAIRGRLKAEEGYMEDVLGALQIYDLPTLVSFLQFQKPDYAAAEQVQPESRGNANASIAEQVNRLWAIDKKIRKLVAQREAGGVPTELNIRGAFDTTITVDGTLQNPQINFQFQGNNWEWHPQPTFATIVEPLGLVTADTQIIPIDNIVLQGSLQNGIVRVEPARVQIRDSIASFAGGFIPATQSLQPSELVVENLSVDTVNSFIQLPADIAGNLKARAALSGNLLAPKIQGEYRFTDASFGGRLIERTLAGNFNYVNSRLEFRTTDDSAIQLYASVPYPTAPETNDRVAIDLKLGTAALSLMEIFTQGQVSWLGGEGEVALQASGRLDLSEGFRMYDLTANGRALLQDATLRSAALPEPLNVNAQIALDNQLLRVEQLEGTFAQSRLTAAGVLPLFTPLSRQDPNAANPLTIAIEQGQIDLENLYRGGIDGRVTVTGAAIVPLISGRVRLSDGQVFVPQQQAANNTQAIPIVRQPASPPRRNDVALFVPRLDNLQVALERLSVDAPLYRFDFGGALALSGPVNDLNNLQPQGTITLNRGRVSFLETRFLLDRRYRNVIVFNRRRGLLDPDLDLRMRTIVSDFPNARQQRTDFSNEIPDDNLSRVRRIDITLSVEGQLSQLVPGLGRNIAEVCQIQPASLPPIPGQRTLSQQELQRLQTCLQAIAARGQSNAQLLSNPAVDLSSNPSRTDGEIVRLLGEQFFSVAEVLQNLNTDQLLEYGLIQLALPMALQGVVYDVENTVGNLVGSSDLRLFPLIQTSYRVSEDSFVGVSYDYTFNEFKVEYQTRF from the coding sequence ATGACTAATTCTTCCCAAAACCCGCCGCCAGAGCCAAACCAGCGCCGAAATCTTTGGGCTAGCGTGCTTCGGATAACCAGACATCCGGCTACGCTAGTAATCGGAGTCTCTGTAGTTGCGATCGCAGCCGTTGGTTATGCTGCGGCTAGATATTTTATTTATCAGCAATTATCTCCGTTACTGGAGGCAGAACTCAGTAAGTTGCTCAAACGTCCCGTCGATGTCGGCGAGGTGGAAAGCCTTGCTTGGACGCTCAATCGCGTTCGCATTGGCGCTTCTTCCCTTCCTGCCACCGCAAGCGATCGCGATCGCCTCTCGCTACAATCGATAGAAGTTGGCTTTAATCCTTTTCCCTTACTACTGGGACAGCCTCTCCCAATAGAAATCGCGATCGACGATCCGAATATCTATCTCGACCAAGATAAAACAGGAAGATGGATTGACCTTGAATTAGAGCAAAGAGAAGCCCAAGAACTGCCCATCGATCTCGATATCAACGTTCGCATTCGAGATGGCGATATTGCCCTTCGTCCCTACGGAGCGACTCGCCCGGTTCCCATTCAACTCAATGGCGGCGCAAGATATATCGACGGTGAAAAACGTGAGATTAGCTATGGTGTGGATGCTACCGTCCTCAACAGCCAAGTCAATGCAAAAGGCAAAACAGTCATTGAGACGGGAAAAACTCAAGTCGAACTTGCCGTCGAAAAATTAGCCCTGGCTGAATTAGTCTCCCTTATCCCCAACTCGCCCGTCAAACTCAACAGAGGGAATTTTGATACCAACTTAAACGTCAGTTTACCATCCTTTGATAGGGTAGAAAAGACTCGCGGGCAAGGCAATCTTAACCTCCAACAAATCGAAGCCAAGATCGAATCGATCGAAGCTCCCGTTCGAGCCGATCTCGCTCTTAGCCTGCAAGGGCAAAAAGTCTTCATCGAAGAAGCTAGAGCCAGTATCGACAAGGTCGTCGATACCCGCATCGTCGGTGAAGTCGATTGGGAAAAAGGCTTGAATCTTAATGTTAGAGTCAACCCCGTCGATCTTTCCAGTCTCTTAAGGACGATATCGGTTACTGCGCCAGTGAGAGTGGATGGAGAATTGCAAGCCAATTTACAACTGAGAGGAGCAGTCGAAAATCCCTTGGTGACAGGGACGATTAGCAATACTAAATCGCTTGAGATCGATAAAACTCGAATCAGGCAGATCGATGCGAATTTTCAAGTCGATTTAGACAAAATTGTCCTCCAGAGTTTGCAAATTCAACCCAGCGCAGGCGGACAAATTCTCGCGCATGGCACAATTGAAACCAGCATTCGCAAAGCATTAGAAGACAACCAATCCATCGATGTTGCCAAGATGCCCTTAAGCTTGAATCTCAGGGCACAATTACCAACGCGAGAAGTCTTGGCTCCTTACTATCGCTTGCCCAAAAATGCGACTATCGGCAGGCTGACTGCCCAAGCTCAAGTGCGCGGAACTTTTGAGGAGCCAGTCGCCTTTCTCAAATGGCAAGCTCCCAGGGCAACCACTCCTAACGTTGACATAGCTGGAAGGGGAGAAGTCCTTCTCATCGGAAAAAATATCTTGGTTCGCAATACCGTCCTTTGGACTGATGAAGGACAGGCTGTTGTCAAGGGCAGGGGCAATCTCGACAGCAAAAAATGGCAAGCTGTCGCTAGGGCGAACGCTATCTCGCTAGCCCCTTTCCTGTCGCCAATTTGTGCCGAAAATCCTTCTACCTACTGCTCATATGCCGTCTCGACGAACCCGAATTTAGAAACTGCCAATGTCTTGTTGTCAGGGCGCTTGGATTCTTTCGATCCCGCTACACTAGAAGGAGTTGCCGCCTTGACGGTGCGAGCCGAAAAGGGCTTAGTTGCTATCAGAAGCGAATTATCAAAGGGCGCGATCGCGGCTTCTGTCGTTGCGTCTCAAATTTCTCTCAATCCTTTTCTGTCCAACCTAGCCGCTCCCGTTAATATAAGGCAAACGAGAGTAAATCTCTCCGGTTCGCTCAAAGATTTATTGCAAGGTTCGACCATTGCGGCGAGAAATTTTCAAGCCGATGTTGATGCCCTGCTCGACGTCGCTGATGGCGAAATAGTTGCTTCGGGCAAGCTAGAAGACGGTCTCTTAGAAGCCGTCGCTACAACGGGGCAAATCTCCCTGACGAAATTACTCCCCAATTTGGGGTTTTCGACTCAAGTCAGAAGAGGTCAAATTAATTTGACGGGAAACTTAGCTGCTTTAGTAGCTTCGCTGGATTCTAACCCCGATGTTAGTAGCTTCAAGGCAACGGCAGATGCTCGCTTAGCCGTCGCCAACGGGATCGTGGCGGTTGCCGCTCGATTGAATAATAATCTGTGGCAAACTGATATTCTGGCTAATAATCTCAATACATCGCAAATTCTCGATCGCATCCAACCCAATTTCAAACAACAAAACCTTGCCAATCTCGATGGTCTAGTAAGCCTCTCTGGTAGGATTGCACCTCTGTTCCAAGATCGGGCATCTCTCCCCGTCAAAGCTGAAACCATTGCGCTGCGCCTGCGAGATCGAACCCTCAATCTCAATGCCGATGGAATGATTCTCGTCTCCAATCCCTTCTCCGCTCCCGATCTTGCCAGCAACTTAAATGTTAAAGCCAATTCCGACCTCGATCGCCTGCCGCTGACGGAATTAATCGCCCTCGTTCCAGTTAGACGGTCATTTTTACCGCAGAGATTGGATGTCACGGGAGACGGTCAATTTCAAGGTCGTCTGGCGGGCAAGAACTTACTTAGCGCACCGACGGCACCGGGCAATTTTCTCCTCGCGGGCAATTTAAGACTAGAAGACTTTACCCTCAACGACAGATCCTTCGACCCCGTTTTAAGCGGGCCCGTTACCGTTGCCCCAGGACGGGAAATCGCCCTCAATTTGCAAGGCGAAGACGATACGATCGCTGCCAACCTAGATCCTTGCACTCGTCGCAACTGTCCCGCTCCTTATTGGGTATCTTTCTGGGAAGTGCGACAAACCACGGAAGGTCTGCCTGAAATTGTCTCCCATGGGAGACAAATTGGCGATCGCTTGGTCGCCCAAGTGGAAAACTTCCCCCTCGAACTTTTAAGTATTGCACCTGCTGAGGACTACGGAATTCTGGGAACGATTGAGGGACAATTGAGCGCCAATCTCGACTTCAATCTCTTTACGCTGACTGGTAGAGGCGATATCGCGATCGACCGCCCCCGCATCGGCAACCGCCAAGGCAGAGCCTTCAATGCCAGCTTTACCTATGAAAATAACATCGCCCAACTCAATAGCGCCGTCTTGCAGCTCGACAAAAGCCGCTACGAGGGACAAGGAGCCATCAACCTCGCGTCGGGAGCCATTAGAGGAAGGCTGAAAGCCGAAGAAGGCTACATGGAAGATGTTTTGGGTGCCCTACAAATCTACGACCTTCCGACCCTAGTAAGCTTCCTGCAATTTCAGAAACCCGACTACGCGGCAGCCGAGCAAGTTCAACCCGAATCTAGGGGCAATGCCAATGCTTCGATAGCCGAGCAAGTCAATCGGCTGTGGGCGATCGATAAGAAGATTCGAAAACTCGTCGCCCAAAGAGAAGCGGGCGGAGTTCCCACCGAGTTAAATATTCGCGGAGCCTTTGACACGACGATTACTGTAGATGGAACGCTCCAGAATCCCCAAATCAACTTTCAATTCCAGGGAAATAACTGGGAATGGCATCCCCAACCGACCTTTGCCACGATAGTCGAACCCTTGGGATTAGTTACGGCAGATACGCAGATAATTCCCATCGATAACATCGTCCTTCAGGGCAGCCTGCAAAATGGCATAGTTCGGGTAGAACCAGCAAGAGTTCAAATCAGAGACTCGATCGCGTCTTTTGCAGGAGGGTTTATCCCTGCCACCCAAAGCCTACAACCGTCAGAATTGGTCGTCGAAAATTTATCGGTCGATACGGTTAATAGTTTCATTCAGCTTCCCGCAGATATCGCGGGCAACCTCAAGGCAAGAGCAGCTTTGTCGGGTAACTTGCTCGCTCCGAAGATTCAGGGAGAGTATCGCTTCACCGATGCTTCGTTTGGCGGTCGGCTTATCGAGCGCACTCTGGCAGGCAATTTTAACTATGTCAATTCCCGCCTGGAATTCCGTACCACCGATGACTCGGCAATCCAGCTCTATGCAAGCGTTCCCTATCCAACCGCGCCAGAAACCAACGATCGCGTCGCGATCGATCTCAAGCTGGGCACGGCAGCTCTTTCATTAATGGAAATCTTCACCCAGGGACAGGTATCCTGGTTGGGTGGAGAAGGAGAAGTGGCGCTACAAGCCAGCGGACGACTGGATTTGAGCGAAGGGTTCAGGATGTACGACTTGACGGCTAACGGTCGAGCGCTCCTCCAAGATGCCACACTTAGGAGTGCGGCTTTACCAGAGCCGCTGAATGTCAACGCTCAGATCGCGCTCGATAACCAACTCCTGAGAGTCGAGCAGTTAGAGGGAACCTTTGCCCAAAGCAGACTGACGGCGGCTGGAGTTCTGCCCCTCTTTACTCCCCTCAGTCGCCAAGATCCCAATGCAGCCAATCCCCTGACAATCGCGATCGAGCAAGGACAAATCGATTTAGAAAATCTCTACCGAGGGGGAATCGATGGCAGAGTAACGGTAACAGGTGCAGCGATTGTGCCCCTAATTTCAGGACGAGTGCGCTTGAGCGACGGTCAAGTCTTCGTCCCGCAACAACAGGCGGCAAACAATACTCAAGCCATTCCCATCGTCAGGCAACCCGCTTCCCCTCCTCGCAGGAACGATGTCGCGCTTTTTGTGCCGAGACTCGACAATTTGCAAGTTGCTCTAGAAAGATTGTCGGTGGATGCGCCTTTGTATCGGTTTGATTTTGGCGGTGCTTTAGCGCTGAGCGGTCCCGTTAACGATCTCAACAACTTGCAGCCCCAGGGAACTATTACCTTAAACCGAGGAAGGGTTAGTTTTTTGGAAACTCGCTTTCTCTTGGATCGCCGCTATCGCAATGTTATCGTCTTCAATAGACGACGAGGTTTGCTCGACCCAGACCTCGATCTGAGAATGAGAACCATCGTCTCCGATTTTCCCAACGCTAGGCAACAGCGCACCGATTTCAGCAACGAGATTCCCGACGATAATCTCAGCAGAGTCAGAAGAATTGATATCACTCTAAGCGTAGAAGGGCAGCTCAGTCAGTTGGTGCCCGGTTTGGGCAGAAATATCGCTGAAGTTTGCCAAATACAACCCGCTTCCCTGCCGCCGATTCCTGGGCAGAGAACCCTCTCCCAACAAGAGTTACAACGCCTACAAACCTGCCTACAAGCGATCGCTGCCAGAGGTCAGTCGAACGCGCAGTTGCTCAGCAATCCTGCCGTAGATTTGTCTAGCAATCCTAGCCGAACTGATGGGGAAATCGTCCGTCTCTTGGGCGAACAGTTCTTTTCCGTGGCAGAGGTTCTACAAAACCTAAACACCGATCAGCTTTTGGAGTACGGTTTGATTCAACTCGCATTGCCTATGGCATTACAGGGAGTTGTTTACGATGTCGAAAATACAGTAGGAAACCTAGTGGGTTCCTCAGATCTGCGCCTTTTCCCCCTCATACAAACCAGTTATCGAGTAAGCGAAGATTCATTTGTCGGCGTTTCCTACGATTATACGTTCAATGAGTTTAAAGTCGAGTATCAAACGCGATTTTAG
- a CDS encoding cysteine synthase A — protein MDIKDGFVGTVGNTPLIRLNSFSEETGCEILGKAEFLNPGGSVKDRAALYIIKDAEEKGKLKPGGTVVEGTAGNTGIGLAHICNAKGYKCLIIIPDTQSQEKIDLLRTLGAEVRTVPAVPYRDPNNYVKLSGRLAQEMENAIWANQFDNLANRRAHYETTGPEIWAQTDGKIDAWVAATGTGGTYAGVSLFLKEKNPDIKCIVADPMGSGLYSYVKTGEIHVEGSSITEGIGNSRITANMEGAPIDDAIQIDDKEAVRVIYQLLYEDGLFMGGSVGINVGAAVALAKQMGPGHTLVTVLCDGGARYQSRLFNQEWLAARGLLPEHWQVK, from the coding sequence ATGGACATCAAAGACGGTTTCGTCGGCACGGTTGGCAATACGCCCCTGATTCGGTTAAACAGCTTCAGCGAAGAAACTGGGTGTGAAATCTTAGGAAAAGCAGAATTTCTCAATCCGGGTGGCTCGGTGAAGGATAGAGCTGCCTTGTACATTATCAAGGATGCGGAAGAAAAAGGGAAGCTAAAACCGGGAGGGACAGTTGTAGAAGGAACGGCTGGCAATACGGGGATTGGATTAGCTCATATTTGCAACGCCAAGGGCTATAAATGCCTCATTATTATTCCCGATACCCAGTCGCAAGAGAAAATCGACCTGTTGAGAACCCTGGGGGCAGAGGTTCGCACCGTACCGGCCGTTCCCTACCGAGATCCTAATAATTATGTCAAACTGTCGGGACGCTTGGCGCAGGAGATGGAAAATGCGATCTGGGCAAATCAATTCGACAATCTAGCCAATCGACGAGCGCACTACGAAACGACCGGACCGGAAATTTGGGCGCAAACCGATGGCAAAATCGATGCCTGGGTGGCTGCGACGGGAACTGGCGGCACTTATGCAGGGGTTTCTCTGTTTTTAAAGGAGAAGAACCCCGATATTAAATGTATCGTAGCCGATCCGATGGGCAGCGGTCTTTACAGTTACGTCAAGACTGGAGAAATTCATGTTGAAGGGAGTTCGATTACAGAAGGAATTGGCAATAGTCGCATCACTGCTAATATGGAAGGCGCTCCCATTGACGATGCAATTCAAATAGACGATAAAGAAGCGGTACGGGTAATTTACCAACTTCTGTACGAAGACGGTTTATTTATGGGCGGTTCCGTAGGGATTAACGTGGGAGCAGCGGTAGCCTTAGCCAAACAGATGGGACCCGGACATACGCTCGTTACCGTTCTGTGTGATGGTGGGGCTAGATATCAGTCTCGCTTGTTTAATCAAGAGTGGCTAGCGGCTAGAGGACTTTTGCCGGAACATTGGCAAGTTAAATAA
- a CDS encoding glyoxalase/bleomycin resistance/extradiol dioxygenase family protein, with product MAVKPIPEGYGTVTPYLVVQGSATLIEFLEQGFEAKEICRILHPEGGIMHAEVRIGDSVIMVSEARGECKPMSSFIYLYVENTDATYENALKAGGTSMMVPKDEFWGDRSAGVKDPTGNHWWIATHQEDVSTEEIEKRIKELFDSKEQV from the coding sequence ATGGCAGTCAAACCAATTCCTGAAGGTTATGGTACTGTTACGCCTTACCTTGTCGTGCAAGGATCTGCAACCTTAATCGAGTTTCTTGAGCAAGGGTTTGAAGCAAAGGAAATTTGTCGTATCTTACACCCAGAAGGCGGCATCATGCACGCTGAGGTTAGAATTGGCGACTCAGTAATTATGGTGAGCGAAGCAAGAGGGGAGTGCAAGCCAATGTCGAGTTTTATTTACCTGTATGTTGAAAATACCGACGCAACTTATGAGAATGCCCTAAAAGCCGGTGGGACTTCAATGATGGTACCAAAAGATGAATTCTGGGGCGATCGCAGTGCGGGGGTGAAAGATCCAACTGGAAATCATTGGTGGATTGCAACTCACCAAGAGGATGTATCAACCGAAGAGATAGAAAAACGAATCAAAGAATTGTTTGACAGCAAAGAACAAGTATAG